The Gouania willdenowi chromosome 5, fGouWil2.1, whole genome shotgun sequence sequence GGCCTGTTCTGAGCAGGAACGAGCGGCGCCGCCAGCCGCAGACACGCCGCCGCTCAGTGTTCTGGAAGCTTCTCGACTGCGTTCGCACTCTGACACCACGCGGCGCAGCCCGGTGAAGGAGTACACCTCCACACTGCTCAGGTCGGGACGGGCCTCCGCCACATGGGAGGAGTCTGACAGCGTTGCAAAGTCACTGAGGTCGGAGGAGTCTTTATCTTTGCCAATGCAGGAGCCGAACAGAGGATTAGCATTACCCACGGCATCCAAGGACGACGGCGTCTCCGTCACTAAAGACAACACCTCTTTTCCCTCCACGGGCAGAGCGATGTCTGCCGGCTTCAGACGACCACCAGAGGGCGACAACGCAGAGCTGGAGCTGCAGTAGGTGAACCTGGGCGGGTGCAGGATGGGAGACTTGGACCTACGGCGCCGCTGACTCCTGCACACGCCTCGGGATGACTTCCTTGTACAGCTGCAGACAATAAGTCACAAGATGACATCACATCATCAGTGTTTACATGAAGCAGCACTACATCATCATGCTAAttaatgctaactaatgctaacatgctaattaATGCTAACACCCCCTTCTGTAACCTGACTCAAACACGTAATTTTACTCTTTTTGCACTTTCTGCACATAATGAAACTATACAGTTGACATTTTATatacatagatttatatttatattgtttttaatcgaTGTGgcttgtataatatatattgtttgtatatCTGGAGCTGCAACAAAAATAATGGTATTATtgaagtatttctgattctgattgaatGCTAACATTCTACTCAATGCTACCATAATAACTAATGCTAACATACTaattaatgctaacatgctaatgctaagtgttGGACTGTTGAATTAACTTTATTCAAACACTAACCCGTGCCACGTGTCTTTAGTGCAGCTGAGTTTGGGTTTTGTTCCGTTGTTCTCCAAACACACACGAGACGTTCCTCTGGAGccttcacacacactcacagctctgtaacgcacacgcacacgcacgcgcacacacacacacacacacacggtcaatAAGAAGAAAAACCATCAGAACCAAGAATCATAGGGGTCATGTGATCAATAAACATCCATCATGTTAGAGCTGGGTACCTCTCAGCGTCCACCCTGAGCTTCTTAAACGCCGTCTGCAgcgtctcctcctcactgtcctttccTCCTGCCTCCATGTTGGGAGGAGGACGCTGTGACCAGCCCCCCAGCTAAGAGACAGAAACAGACATGTGGGTTCACTGAGAAATACTGCTCCAGGACTAATCAGTGAGTAGCACACcataactgtatataatataatacactgtattgtcttcatagagaaggtatttatggctccaggaggactttaatccaggtgagatgaggttcaatggttccttgtagagtaaaggttacagacccctgaccaggggaagagggttaggagaccccactatcagaataaatgaaacctgttgttatgatttaatgttatttaaaaacaaattgttacgtcttttaaaatgatataaaataaatgactgtTATTTTAGCCACTGCTTGAAAAATtcatattgacactaaaacattaaaacattttgcaaatatcattcaactattcatcagcatgcatgacttgaaaaaaataaaaagaatgtgACCAAATGAAAAAGTTAGTGTACAGCGCTGACActactttaaaacaaacaacaggtgtacagtttacagtgcaaaattaagctttaaataagaattctaattgtaaaaatgtacacaaGAAATTAAAACCTATCAAAGTCGTACTAAATGAAtccactattacagagtgcagagtctgcattagaaatgtaaatatttatgatGATCAGGTTTACTTAATCATGGCAACCAacatcgtgatcacgattataatcaatcaatcaatctttatttgtatagcgccaaatcataaccaatggtatctcaaggcactttacagtagagcagtcttaaggacggactcttcattttatggatacacacatatgcatatatacgtatatacacatacatatgtatcccacacccaacatgaattcatcatggcggcaaggaaaaccttctgttaagcagcaggaaccttgtgtggatcccattcctatgatgaacagccatccacgttataaTTTGACTAATCGTACACCCCTACCTCAGAGGTCAAAATAAACCATCTGGATCTTTCCTGGTTCCCAGTGCAATCAAACAGCATTTAAACACACTTTCAGATGAAgcttcagtcacaggataacacgaTCACTAGATGATCCTtaacacatgtcaaactcatctATAATTCCAGTCACATGTTTTCTGTGATAAAGTGTGTAAAATTGTCTGAAAACGTGCATGTTTCTGTGATGTTTGggtctgattttaaataaagctcACATTGTTTTTACCTTTCAGACTATGAATTCTGTTTTTTGATGTCTGTTTTCCATGATCACAATAAAACAAAGGCCCGAGAAATGCAatactttttataaaataatatttaacataATAACTTTCATGATGAAGTGTGTGGTTTGCTTTTTTTAACCtacatattacatttatttaaacacaTCCATCATATAATAATGTTATCTTAATAGGCTTCAGTAAATAATGGCAGTTGTTGATCATATTTAGTTCTTTTTGGGAAAGAGTGAAACAAAGCTGAAAAGCTGTGATTTACGTtgatgtcaaaggtcaaaggtAAGCTAGCTGCTAAGCTAACTGTCTCTAAAGCTTTGTTGACATCGTTAACTTGTcataaattaatgaaataagaGCTCACGGTTCCGCTGAGAAGAGGAAGCGCCTCCGGGAACACAACGGTGGTCCTCCGCACTGTGGCCGATCCAGAGAGCCGAACAGCGGACAGCTACGTTAGCTTAGCGAGGCTAGCAGCAGGTTCAAAGGGGACAAACACCAAgctaaatgctaagctaaaTATGCTAACATTAGCTCCGATGTCAACAAACTACGGTTGGTGTCGCCGCTGACACGCACGTGGAGGCTCGTGTTCGTTGTAAACGAGCAGCCGTGTGTACGTGCGTGTAGTTTAAAGCTCCAACTACCGACGTCGCTCCGCTTGTTTACAGTCGAAGCTCCGCAGTGACTCTGCAACGACGCAGCGCTGCTGACGTCATTGGCCCCGGGTGACGTCAGGGGCTCGACTTGTTTGTGTACGGcgggaaaataaattaaaaacggTAAAAACTTGACGAAAACACCGCGGTTAACGGTTTATTATCGGTTAATGACGGTAACTGTACGATAAGATACGAGTTTAAGGaagatttatgaaaaaaaaacaattacataacaaccacacacacatacatacgaTATAACACACGTTTttaaaggacacacacacacacacacttcattgTCGTCACAAAGCAGTATTCAAATCAGAACTGACCAAAATATCGCCTGAAAATGGagcaaataaatgtgtgtgtgtgtgtgtgtgtgtgtgtgtgtgtgtgtgtgtgtgtgtgtgtgtgtgtgtgtgtgtgtgtgtgtgtgtgtgtgtgtgtgtgtgtgtgagtgagagagagagacatttAGGACTTGTTCTAcatgattatttaaatgttctcaAATGTCATGTATTTATTGTGTGACAAACGTCCAGCAGGGGGCAGTAGTTCCTCTGTCTGTCAGTTATTTTC is a genomic window containing:
- the oser1 gene encoding oxidative stress-responsive serine-rich protein 1, with the translated sequence MEAGGKDSEEETLQTAFKKLRVDAERAVSVCEGSRGTSRVCLENNGTKPKLSCTKDTWHGCTRKSSRGVCRSQRRRRSKSPILHPPRFTYCSSSSALSPSGGRLKPADIALPVEGKEVLSLVTETPSSLDAVGNANPLFGSCIGKDKDSSDLSDFATLSDSSHVAEARPDLSSVEVYSFTGLRRVVSECERSREASRTLSGGVSAAGGAARSCSEQARGFVDDVTIEDLSGYMEYYLYIPKKMSHMAEMMYT